Within the Opitutaceae bacterium TAV5 genome, the region AGAGATGCGCCTGGAGCAGGTGCTCTCGTATCTGCCCGGCAAGGACGATGCGGCGGCCTTGCGGGCCTGCCTGGCCACGATCGGCGACGGCCTCGTCGGCGTGCCGCTCTGGCAGGACAACCTGCCCACCCGCGACTGGGCCGACCGCATCCACGACACGGCCAACGTCATCCGCCTGGATACCGGAGCCGTGATCCCGGCCGGGGCCGTCGCCGGGCTCCCCCCGCTCACCCCCTGCGCCCCGCTGCTGGTCGGGCGCATCGCGCAGCGGCCCGAGATCGACGCGATCGGCTACGAGGCCGGCAGCGTAGCCGAAATCACGATACGCGAGGATTCCCCGGAGGCGCTGCGCGTGCGGATCAACGCGCAGGAGGCCTCCACGGCGGCCTGGCCCGCGGCGATCGCCCCGGCGTGGACGCGGGTCATCGACCGGAGCGAGGACGGGCTTTCCTTTTCCTCGATCGGCGCGGGGCGCGAACAGGCCGTGGACGGGCAGGAGCGCGCCCCGCGGTGGGGGCAGGAGGCGGATTTCCTGCTGCACACCCGCGAGCAAATCCGCGAGTTCCTGGCGTTTTTTCTGGCCGTGCGCGGGCGGCTCTCGTCGTTCTCCATGCCGTGGTGGTTTCGCCCCGGCCCGAACACGCCGGAGACGCCGCACAACGCCACCGTGCGCCTCGCCTCCGACAAGATCGAGACGGGCGCGCTGGCCGGCCACATCGTCAAGCTCACCCTCGGCTTCTGGCAACTGCCCTGGGAGATGCCCGGGGTGGCGCAGGACGCCCCCGCGGCGCAGCCGGCGGTGGCGTATTTTTACCGCTTCACGCTGGATGCGCCCGGCGCGCCCGTGGAATGGCGCTACACGGATTTTGCGCGCCCGCTCCACGTAGTGGAGACGACAGGACAGCAGGCCGTCGCCTACTATCCGTCGAAGATCGAGCATAACCAGGTCTCGCAGGGTCACATGCTGGATGACGACCCGGTAAAAATCACGGCGGCCCCGGGCGAGGGCCACCCCTTCCTGCTCGTCATCGGGCGGGAGATAGACGTGCCGCTCCTGGTGGAAATCCGCACCGGCACGCCCGACGCGCCCGACACCGCCCGCCTCATCTATGCCGGCGAGATCGAGGACGTGAGGCAGCAGGGCCGCAAGATGACGGCCAGCACGAGCATTTTTGGCGGGCGGCTGGACCTGAAAGCGCCGTCGCCGGCGTTTGCGCCGATGTGCGCGAACGAGTTTTGCGACGCCGCTTGCAGCCTCGCCCTCGCCAACTGGACCGTGACCGCCACTCTCTACAGCTACAACGCCGCCGCCGCCGAGCTCACCGTCACCGTAACGAACAACCCGACCGGCAAGGCCCTGGCGGCGGATTTTTTCGCGGGCGGCTGGATCAGGACGGGGGAGGGCGCGTCCCTCCAGCTCCGGATGATCGTGCGGAGCGCGCCGGTGAGCGGCAACCGCCAGAGGCTCACGCTCAAGCGCGCCCTGCGCGCCGCCGTCAACGGGGCCGCGTGCTCGCTGGCCCCCACCTGTCCGGGCACGCCGGAAGCCTGCAAGGCCTACGGCAACTACCCCAATTTTTTCGGACATCCCCACATGAGCTACAAAAACCTGTCCGTGCCCCAGCGCTCCACCAGCAGCGAGGGCGGAAAAAAATAGTATCCCGAATATCATGACACCGTGGTTCCAGAAAAAAGAACGGCAGGATGCGCTCGAAGCCGCCGCCGATGCCTGGGCGGGGACGCCCTTCGTCGCCCACTCTGCCACCCGAGGCCCGCAAGGCGGCGTGGACTGCGTGCACCTGGCGCACGAGCTCATGGCCGGCGCGGGCGCGATGGAGCGCGCCACCCTGCCGCCCGACTACTCGCTGGACCACGCGCACCACAGCACCTCGACCATGCTGCTGCGCTGGATACTCGACTGCCCGCAACTGGCGGGCCGCGTGGCGATGATCCCGCCGCAAGGGCGCATCCTGCCGGGCGACCTCTACGGGCTGCGCAGCGGCCGCGTCGACCACCACCTGGCGATCGCGCTGCGCGACGGGCAGATCGTCCATGCCGTGGCCGGCCGGGGCGTCCTCATCCACGGAGCCAGCGACCGCAAGTTTCAGGAGCGCATCCTTTACGTGCTGCGTATCTTCGAGCCGGATACCGTGATCGACGCGGGGGGCGGGCAATGAGCTTCCTCTTCGGCGGCGGCAACAACACGGCGAGCGCAGCGCCCAAGATCGGGGGGCTGGACAACAGCAACCTGTCCAGCAACGAGCAGGCCGTGCCCGTGCCGTGGTGCAGCGGCGAGGGAATCTTCCCGCTCACCTGGGTAGTGCCGGAGGTTTACAACCTGGTCACGGTCAAGGAACGCAAGAAGGTCTCCAAAAAGAAGGTGACGGTGGGCATCAACTATTACGGGGACGTGGCGGGCATCGCCTGCCTCGGCCTCATCGACCGCGTGACGATGATCGAGAGTGGCGACAAGGTGATATGGGAGGGAGACGAGGCGCGCAGCGACGTGCCGGGGCATCGCAACTACTGGCGCGCCGCGATCGCGACCGATATCGGCACCTTTTACGTTTACTGGGGGCGTCCTGACCAGCCGGTGGACGACATCGTGCTCGCCTCGCTGGGCGCGAAGGACCCGGCGCTGGCGCATCCGGCCTACCGCCGGCAAGCGCTGGTCGTAGTGAAGCGGTACTACTTCGGGCTGGACTCGACCACCGTCCCCAACACGCGCATCCGGCTGCACCGGGCCCCGCGCCCGGCAGTCGGCAACTTCCCCCCCATGATCGCGGCATCCGACCAGGCCACCCGCGACAAGGCCGCGAAACAGGGCGAATCCATCGTCGCCGCCATCCTGGAACTGCTGACCGACGGTGTCTTCGGCGCGGGGCTCCCCGCCAGGCACTTCGTCGCGGCCGAGTGGGAGGCGCTGTCGGCGGCCGTCGCGCAAAAGGCCGGCCTGCACTCGCCATTCATCGACCGGACGCGCAAGGTCCGCGATGCGGTCAAGGATTACCTCTCTTATTTTGACGGCTACATCCGGATCGATAACGGCGTGTTGCGCCCCGGCATGTTCCCGCACGACGGGCAGGTTCCGGGCCTGGCCGCGGAACTCACCGAGCACGACTACGAGAGCAAGCCGTCCACGACATCGACCGCGCCGTCGCGGGCAGTGAACGAAGTCCAGGTCTCGTATCGGGACAGTGACGACAGGCTGAAGACGCGGGTCGCCAACGCCAGCGCGGCGGACAGCGTGCAGGCGCGGCGTGCGCACGAGCCGCGGCGCGTGGACATGCCGGGCATCATCGACGGGGCGCAGGCCGCCAGCTATGCGGCGCGGGCGGCGGCGGTCGCCTCCGAAGGCACATTTACCGGCAGCGTCGATTTGCGCCGCGCCACGGCCGGCAACGGCGATCCGCTGAAGCCGGGCGACATCGTGCGCTTCGTTTACTCGCCCTTCGCCATCGATCGCATCGTGCGCATCACGGGCCGGTCGGACCCGTGGCGCGGTCCCGCCTCGATCGACTTCGAGGCCGAACACGGGCTGTTCGCCGCCCTCCCGCCCGCCAAGGTGGAGCCCCGCCCGCAACCCGGCGATCGTATCCCGTATCCGATTACAAAGGCCCGCGTCTATGAACTGCCCGAGGGGTTGCTCGCCAACGCGGAAGGTTCCCTGTCCGGCATCGCCGTGGCGTTTCTCGCCATGCGGCCGCGGTCGTATTACGAGGACATGCCGGCCATGACGGGGCTGGACGTGATCGCCTTCGACGTGTGGGACAGCGCCACGGGCGCGAGCTATGATCCGCTCGGCGAGTCGCAACGGGGATGGGCTGTCCGCGCCACGCTCTCTGCCGCCCTGCCCGGCGATGACACGGACGCGGCGGTGCAGATCGCGATCGATCCCGACAACATCGACCAGGACCGCATCACGGAACAGAGCGCCGCCGCGCAGGCCAATGACACGCTCCTGCTCATCATCGGCGAGGAGGTCATGAGCGTGGGCGCGATCAACGCGGCCGGACTCAACTGGACTTTGCCCGGCTGTCTGCGCGCCCGCCTGGACAGCGCCGCCGAGGCGCACGCGGCGGGCAAGGTGGCATGGCTGGTCTATGCCGATGACGTGACGCCGCTCTCGCACAAGCAATGGACGCCGGACACGGACCGGCGCTTCAAACTCCAGCCGCGCACGGCCAGCGATGTGCTGGAGCTCTCGCAGGCTCCCGTGTTCGTTTACCATTTCAAACCCGCCACGGCCGCCGCGCCGGTGGCGGTGACGCTGGAGCCGGTGCCGGCGGCGGCGGCGGTGGGCGACATGCTCACTGTGTCGGGCGAGGCGACGGCCCCGAGCGGCAACCTGGCGACCGTCGCGGCGGTCTGGATGCGGCTCGGCGAGGGCGATGCGCCGGCCGGCGAGCAGACGCTCTCGATGGTGGTGTGCTCCGGCGCGCAAAAGAGTGTCTGCCCCGTGGCGACGATGGCCGTGATGATGGCTCCCGGCCGCTACCGTGCCGAGATACGCGCCGTCAACGCTGCGGGCGCGACGACCAAGGCGACAAGCGGCGTGGTGGTCGTGGGGGCGGCGGTGGTGCCGGAAGAGCCCGAGAAGCAAGTCCCGACGATCGCGGCGCAGATACTGGAGCCGGAGACTTTGACGCTCAACGGAGCGGGTAATCTGCACCTGACCGTGTTGCCGGTGCAGTCGCATGGTCGGAGGCATCTGATTAGTTGGTGTGTGACGTTGGGGCTGTTCATCAACGCGGAGAGCGAGGTGCGGGTGGTTCTTGAACTGGCGGTCGCCCGCGCGGGTGGCTGGCCGCCGGGGGAATCGTCGTCGATGGACCTAGGGAAGGTCAGGCTGCGGCGGACCTATACGGAGGAGCATACCTTCTCCGGGACGATGCTCTATGATCCCCCGGCGGACCTGACGCAGTATGTGCTCGTCATCCGGGGCGAAAGTCCGACCGGTGCGTTTTATGCCAGGGCTCGCTCTCTGTTGGTCCAAGACATGCCAGGGAGCTAGCACCGCGTGCAGGCGGCCTGCGCAGCGCCTGCAAGGGCCTTTCACGGCCGGCGAGGAAGGGGCAAGGGGGCGGGGAAACGATGGCCGGAAAACGCGGTTTTAAGGTTATTTTCTCAAACCATTGCTGAATTTTTCCAAAATCGACGCGGATTTACAGCCTCCCCTTTCGCAAGATGCACCTTCGCCGGATACCCTTTGCGCAACACCCCATCGATCAGCGTCCGAAAGCGTCCGGTTACGTCAGAAGCACGCATTGTTACAATCCTCCATAAAAAGGTGCATTTGTCAGCTCGTTTATGAGGAACAGGCAAGTCATGACGAAGAACAGATTGTTACAAAATCTCAACCACGCCATGACCCGATCCACGATTCATGAACCCGCGCGCGACATTCCCGTGGCGCGCGAGACCGACATCCTCGTTTGCGGCGGCGGCCCGGCCGGCATCGCCGCCGCCTTCACCGCGGCACGCGCCGGCGCGCGCGTCCTCCTCCTCGAACGCCACCCCTTCCTCGGCGGCGTATGGACCGCCGGCGCGCTGACCATTCTGATCGACACCGAGAAAAAACCCGGCCTCAACCGCGAACTCCGCCAGCGTCTCGAAGCGCGCGACGCCGCCACTTACTGCAAGCAGTGGCCCGAGTGGACCGTTTACGGCATCGAGGCCATGAAGGGTCTGCTCGACGAGATGGCGGAGGAAACCGGGATCGGCGTGCAACTCTGCACGCAGGTGACTGCCGTCGCCCGCGAAGGCTCGCGCGTGACCGGCGTGTTCACCGAAAGCAAGTCCGGCCGCGAGTTCGTCCGCGCCCGTACCGTGATCGACACGACAGGCGACGGCGACGTGTGCGCCCGCGCCGGCTGTCCCTTCGAGCACGGCCGCCCCGGCGATGGAAAGACGCAGCCCATGACGCTCTACGGACGCATCGGCGGCTATCGCGGCACGGGCGCCGCCCGCCATCACCCGATGCTCGACATCGCCCGCAAGGCGGGCTTCCCCATCAGTTACGAGGGCGTAACGCTCTTTCCCCAGCCCGACCAGCCCGGTGTCTTCATGCTCATGGCCACGCACCTGTGGGGCAGCGGCATCGACGTGCGCAATCTCACCCGCGCCGAGCTTCAAGGCCGCCGCGAAATCCGCCAGCTCGTCCACATCCTCAAGACGCAGGGCGGCGACGACTGGAAGGACATTTACCTGATCGACACCGGACCTTTCCTCGGCGTGCGCGAGGCGCGCCGCATCCTCGGCCGGTATTACCTCACGCATGACGACCTCCAGGCCGGACGTCGCTTCGACGACGGCATCTGCCATGTGCGCTTCAACGTGGACATTCACCATCCCGATCCGGAGGAGGGAAAAAATCTCTATCATCTGCCGATGCAGCCTTACGACATTCCGTATCGCTGCCTGCTGCCGCGCGACATCGACAACCTGATGATGGCCGGCCGCTGCATTTCGGGCGATCACATCGCCCACTCCAGCTACCGGGTGACGGGCGACGCCATCGCCACCGGAGAGGCAGCCGGCCTGGCTGCCGCGCTTGCGCTGGAAACCCGCATCGATCCGCCGTTCATTGATATCCCCGCCTTCCTCGCCCGCCTCGCCGCCCTGCGCAACAGGCATCCGCTGCCCTGATCGGCTCGGCTCCCCTCCCCCCCCGTCCCCCGGCATGTATCCGGTTTTCCCGGGGCGTTACTCCAGATCAGACAGCGCGGTCAGGCCGGGGATTTTTTGGTAATGGCGGTCAAAGGTCAGCACCGCCGCGCCGTGTTCGAGCGCCGTGGCGCCGATGACGATGTCGGGGAGAGGGATGACGTCGCCGCGCCGGTCCATTTCCCAGGCGAGCCGGGCGGCGCGGCGCTGGGCGGCGGGAGTGAGACCCAGGAACAGCATCGTGCAAAAAGCCGCATCGAAGCGGTCGCGCACATGCGGATCGGTGCGCCCGCGCAGCACTTCGGCCCACACGATGCCGTTGATGGCGAATTCGTATTCGATCTCGAAACGTTGCAGTTCGGCGAGCGGGTCCACCCGCTCGCCGAGTCGTGCGATGAAGAA harbors:
- a CDS encoding FAD binding protein: MLQNLNHAMTRSTIHEPARDIPVARETDILVCGGGPAGIAAAFTAARAGARVLLLERHPFLGGVWTAGALTILIDTEKKPGLNRELRQRLEARDAATYCKQWPEWTVYGIEAMKGLLDEMAEETGIGVQLCTQVTAVAREGSRVTGVFTESKSGREFVRARTVIDTTGDGDVCARAGCPFEHGRPGDGKTQPMTLYGRIGGYRGTGAARHHPMLDIARKAGFPISYEGVTLFPQPDQPGVFMLMATHLWGSGIDVRNLTRAELQGRREIRQLVHILKTQGGDDWKDIYLIDTGPFLGVREARRILGRYYLTHDDLQAGRRFDDGICHVRFNVDIHHPDPEEGKNLYHLPMQPYDIPYRCLLPRDIDNLMMAGRCISGDHIAHSSYRVTGDAIATGEAAGLAAALALETRIDPPFIDIPAFLARLAALRNRHPLP
- a CDS encoding twitching motility protein PilT, which gives rise to MGLTPAAQRRAARLAWEMDRRGDVIPLPDIVIGATALEHGAAVLTFDRHYQKIPGLTALSDLE